In Euphorbia lathyris chromosome 10, ddEupLath1.1, whole genome shotgun sequence, the DNA window ATATAGAtaaaaattactaatttaaccTTTAATCCTTGGCTGTAAAGagaatttttaataaaattgccTAATTAAGAAAAACTCTCTCTCATCAATTTATTACTGTACTTCTCTCAAGAAAAACAcgtcaaaaaacaaaaactccCTCCCTTTCAATAATACGTTTCTTTCCCTCTGTAAATTCAGAAATTCAATCTCTCTCAAATTTAAATTTCCCCCAAAAATTTTGATTGCTCTAATTTTAAACTTTAGCACCAAAAAATGGAATTGAAGAGTCTCCATTTATATATGAACAAATTAAAGATTGATGATTGTAACTCAAGAATACGTTCTCTGGTTTTTATCCTTCATGGTTATAGATTGctatcttcttctttcttgtCTGTTTTTTCTTCTCCAGAGATGAATTTTCCTTCATCATCCATGGACAGAGTGACTGAAATAGATCTAAATGTTGATATTAGTCATGGAGATTTCAGACAAAATGAAATAGGCTGTATTCTACCAGACCTTAATGGCTTTGAAGAAGCAGAAGCTTTGAGTATTGATCTCAATGGTATttaattcttttgttttttttcttgttcGATTTATGCTTCCTAAATCATACTTGAAGTGTTGTATAACTACTTGGCTTTTTCACTTTTATTAGTACTGTTTCTGACATTTGAAATCTCAATTATTTCTAATGGAGTTACCTTATACAATGACACTTGAATCTATATACTTGCCACATCCTTTGAATCATTTGTTTTGAATTATGCAGATATAGAAGGTGAACATATACCATACCAGACAAGTAAGAGGAAATATTTATCCAATGCTCAACGTCGAGCAATATACGATATGTTGTTACAGAAAAGCATTGATGGAAAATTGCCTAAAGGGACGACCAATTCAGTGGCATCAATATTTTCGGTTGGTATTCGGCTTGTTCAACGCGTTTGGAAACAATGGAAAAATGACGGATTACATGCTGATGTTTCGCATAAAAGGACAAAGAATTGTGGTCGTAAGAGAATTCAGATTGACTGGAATCGATTTCGTGAAATCCCTTTGCAGCAGCGGACAACCCTTAGCTCTTTAGCTTATGCTATGGACATGAAAAGGACTACAATGTTTAGACGTTTGCAATCTGGAGCAATACGAAGACATTCAAATGCTataaaacctcttttaaagGAAGAAAATAAGAGATCCCGGTTGAAATTTTGCATATCAATGCTTGAAGAAAGCAGTATCCCACATGATCCAACGTTTAAAGAGATGTACAATATTGTCCATATTGATGAGAAATGGTTCCAGATGacaaagaaaaatcagaattaTTACTTACTTCCGGATGAAGAAGACCCATTACGCACATGTAAAAACAAAAACTTTATTGGGAAAGTCATGTTTTTAGTTGCCTTAGCTCGACCAAGATTTGATGTTGAAAGAAATGAAATTTTCTCTGGGAAGATCGGTGTGTTTCCTTTGGTTACTCAAATGCCAGCCAAAAGGAACAGTGTTAACAGAGCTGCAGGGACTTTAGAGACTAAACCAATAAATTCAATTACTAGAGATGTTATAAGGTCTTACTTGATCGGTAAAGTACTACCGACAATTAAGGAAAAATGGCCAAGAGTAGATTGTAGGGATCCAATATTTATTCAGCAGGACAATGCAAGAACACACATTGATCAAAACGATGAAGAATTTTGCCAAGTTGCTAGCCAAGGTGGGTTTAATATTCGTTTGATGTGTCAACCTGCTAACTCTCCAGATATGAATGTCTTGGATCTCGGGTTTTTTAGTGCAATTCAGGCTTTACAGTATAAGGAGTCACCGACTACAGTTGATGAGCTTGTACATGATGTGGTGAAATCGTATGAGGATTTTCCTTCATGGAAGTCCAACCGAATTTTTTTGACATTACAACAGTGCATGATAGAAACAATGAAAATTCAAGGTTCTAACAAATACAGAATTCCTCATATGAAAAAGGCAGTGTTAGAAAGAGAGAGCCAGCTTCCTACTCAACTAAAATGTGAATCTGAATTAGTACAAGAAGTACTTAATCATCTTAATAGAACAACTTGATTCAGGTATATAGTTATAGTGTCCTTGTTGAGTAAATTTTGGTTAATTACTCTggataatttaaattaattaatctttGTTGTTTTATTGATCATTGCAGGTATCAGAAACTTCATCTGCTATTTTTGCTCAGCTAGTGGAGAAGAGGAAAATTTATTGTTATTTGATTGTGTTTTAGGATAGCTGGTTAGATATATTTTTGGGTTTATGCTATAATGTGTTCGATTATGTTAAACTATGTTTAATAGAGCTTTTTTTTATGCTGATGTTCAATTATGCTGATTAAATTGTGTTTAATAGAGTTTTTTTTATGCTGATGTTCAATTATGTTTATATTAAAGCTCATGTTACAAGGAAATTGGGTACATCCAGAATTTTATGTTCTTAAGTGGGACTAAATTTTGCTCTTTCAAATTGGAACATCCtgaattttatgttttaaatgggACTGAATTTTTCTCTGTCAAATTGAGGACAGCCTGAATTTTATGTTTTAGTTAGAAGCAGCCTgaattttatgttttaagtGGGATTGAATTTTTCTCTGTCAAATAACTTAAGTGGGGCTGAATTTTATGGTTTAGTTAGGAGCAGTCTGAATTTTATGGGACTGAATTTTGCTCTGTCAAATTGCTTAAGTGGGGCTGAATTTTATGGTTTAGTTAGGAGCAGTCTGAATTTTATGGGACTGAATTTTGCTCTGTCAAATTGCTTAAGTGGGGCTGGATTTTATGTTTTAGTTAGGAGCAGCCTgaattttatgttttaagtGGGACTGAATTTTGCTCTGTCAAATTGCTTAAGTGGGGCTGGATTTTATGTTTTAGTTGGAAGCAGCTTGAATTTTATGGTTTAAGTGGGACTGAATTTTGTTCTGTCAAATTGAGGACAACCtgaattttatatttgaagTGGGACTGAATTTTTCTCTGTCAAATAACTTAAGTGGGACTGAATTTTCCATGTTACGGATTGCATCATATTGTTAAAGATTCAGTGGTTGCAATCAAAtaaattgattatgaagaataTCCCATTTTAAAGTGTAATAAGACATTAAAGAGTTCAAATGCATAGATTAGTTACAAAGAATATCACAATAATGTAAAATGGAAAAGTAAAAAGTTGAATATCTTAAAATAATGAAAAGAATATCATATAGACATTGGAACACATGATGGTATTGGTGATATCTTAATTAATGGAGGTATCAATACCACTAATGAGATATCACATGTCTTAATTAATGGTAGTGTATTTGATAAAAGTATGCATGATCTAATTTTTACTTATCTCTCTCTCCCATGTGCAAAgtgtatatatatcagtttgCAAAAGTTGTTAATGTAGAAAGTTTAACCTGCTAGAACACAGAAAAAAACATATCCTCCACCACTACAATACGAAATTTGGTCTTTGGCTTCATATCAGCTCCCTCACATTTTATGTGCTTGTATGATGGTGGATTTTTAAGGCCTACTATAATTCAATTGATTCAAGAGAATGTTTGGTAGTCCAAAAACTGTTCTGATACTGTAATTCTAAAGCAAATGAAATCGGAATCAGTTAGCATTCTGATGTTTCACTTAGAACCTTAAGTTAAGAGTGCAATGAATATAAAAGTATGTACTGCTTGTGAGATAGGTCCCAAGATATATGAAACTCAGCAAGTAACAATTTGTAtccattttgaggttgttaaaaTGATCAACATTCCTTTATCATATAACACTCCCTTCGTCAATTGAAAATCAAGCCTGAAAATCATTTTGCAAAGCTAAActaatgattatatatatatctgaaGATACTGATACGAAATGGTTATATTTTGTGATATTGTACTAGATAGGATGTAAATGTGCAGAAAGCCTTGAGCAATgtaaaaatgaaatgaaatcaGCAAGCAACTAAGTAGCAGGCAATCAAGCAAAGCAACTCCAGGCAATCAACACTATTAACAAGTTCATACTCCCTTTAAGAGAAAATCAGCAATACATCAGCAATAAATTAAGCAAATCACAGCATCCAATTTCATATTAACTCAACTCAATTCAATGAAACACAACACAATCAGGTGAACAATATAAACAGAaattcctaaaaaaaattaaccccaACACATAAATTCATCTCTACAAACACAACAAAATTGTTTTAACAACAATATTACCCAATTGATTGATTATTAGAACCTTCTGAAAATGGAAAACTGGGAATAAAACCCTTTTGCTGATGGATTAGTACCTGATAGATTAAAATTGGAAAATTGGAAATCCTTTTAACAAGAAAAATtgtttcaacaacaatattacAAAACTGGAAAGTAAAATGCTTAATAAAACCTAGGCAGATaaatcttcaacttcttcataaCCACTTGTTGTAATTCTGGGTTTTCAAAagcttcctctccttcttcTGAAAATttattcaaatcaaaatccagtggaattttcttcttcttagaACTCAACTCCTCagattcttcttctttcttctttggTATTAAGAAATCTGTCATTTTTTGTGGCTTTTCAAAAGCTTCATCTCCTTCCTTTGCAAATttattcaaatcaaaatctagtagaattttcttcttcttagaACTCAACTCCTcgtattcttcttctttcttgtttGGTAGTATTAAGAAATCTGTCGTTTTTTGTGGGTTTTCAaaacctccatcttcttctttcttcaatTTCCTCTTGAATATTGTTTTCTTTTCAGGGTTCAATCCCTTACAATCTCCAGCTTTCTTCATTACCTTCCTGAAGATTGTCATTTTTGCTTCCTCTTGATGCTTTTCTCTCTTCCTTGTATTCTatgaatttcatttttgttaacCTCTGTATATATGAAGAACAAACGTTCTTATTGCATCGTTATCGGTTAATGAACCTTGGAAACCAAATAAGCAATCAATTAATAGTAGAAGAATGGTAGCCATTAATGAACGAACCAAAGGAAGGGCAATAATGGAAAAGATGATACAAAATACTCTGGGAACTCTAAAACGTCAAATattaaggaaaatattttttcccCTAAAACGACTTACAAaaaggaatggagggagtactgtattttgtacaaattggacacaaaaaattcaaaaaaatcaccgaatttataaatattaatttccaattctattattaaattataaaaaacatgaaattcttttttataacgaattgatatgcattTGGTGCAGAacaaggaaaaaaatatttgtgttttataatagggggtaaaattgaccaaatttatcaacgttagggggtcaaattgctcttggcttccaatgttaggggtagaattgcaccattttagatgttagaggtaaaattgcttctgacccaacgttagaggtatttttgcatcttaatttttatttataattatgtcaaaatactaatttaaataatgttaaaataagaaaataattgtTTTTCATATATTCTAAGAACTATGTTTTATGAATTAGGGTCTAATATGTATTTTTTAGAGATtaagatttatgaattgagttttaaaattcataaattagaacataaaattatatttaaaaaaaaaaatcatactttatATGTGATATATAGCAAATAATacatattgagaattaagttttataatttaattgtaattttataatcagATATGATTTTGATGTAAAAAGCCCAATAAAATGTATAAAACCAAAAGAAACACTTAATTATAtggggaaaattacaaagaaattcatattttgacattatttaaattagtattttgacattatttaaattataatttaattgtaattttataatcagATATGATTTTGGGTCGGGAGCAATTTTTTAAATCATACTTTATATGTGAGATATAGTAAATAATacatattgagaattaagttttgtaatttaattgtaattttataatcaaatatgattttcatgtaaaaacCCCAATAAAATGTATAAAACCAAAAGAAACACTTAATtatatagggaaaattacaaagaaattcatattttcaaaactatttacaactatgtcaagtcataattttggattatatcaaactagtaaaatcaatacttttaatatattttaaagattagaatttataaattagaagtctagaatatattttctaaggtttatgatttatgaattagagtctagaatttttaatttatgatgtaaaatcataatatatagagaataatgacatattaagaattaagtttggtgatatgacttaattgtaattttgtacttaattataatattcatatatttgacccaattatatatttattgctagCCTTCAACTAGTCGGACCAAAAGGTTCTTTGGGAATATAAGTTGGGAAATAGACAACACAACCggctctttaatttttttagttcTTTAACATAAAAGGATGTCATTTTGAATTAATACAAAACATCATCGTTTTGCATTAggatatttcaaaaataaaaaaaccttcTTATTTTGAAGAAGAGCTGCCATAGCTGGAGGAGCTCACAGGCAGGGGCGGAGCTAGGGAGAGTTGTCCGACCCTCTTGCCCGTCAGAATCACCATTGGATtgccatgttttttttttgaaataccCCAATGCAAAATGACGTCATTTTTGTATTAACTCAAAACAGCTT includes these proteins:
- the LOC136209321 gene encoding uncharacterized protein, whose protein sequence is MELKSLHLYMNKLKIDDCNSRIRSLVFILHGYRLLSSSFLSVFSSPEMNFPSSSMDRVTEIDLNVDISHGDFRQNEIGCILPDLNGFEEAEALSIDLNDIEGEHIPYQTSKRKYLSNAQRRAIYDMLLQKSIDGKLPKGTTNSVASIFSVGIRLVQRVWKQWKNDGLHADVSHKRTKNCGRKRIQIDWNRFREIPLQQRTTLSSLAYAMDMKRTTMFRRLQSGAIRRHSNAIKPLLKEENKRSRLKFCISMLEESSIPHDPTFKEMYNIVHIDEKWFQMTKKNQNYYLLPDEEDPLRTCKNKNFIGKVMFLVALARPRFDVERNEIFSGKIGVFPLVTQMPAKRNSVNRAAGTLETKPINSITRDVIRSYLIGKVLPTIKEKWPRVDCRDPIFIQQDNARTHIDQNDEEFCQVASQGGFNIRLMCQPANSPDMNVLDLGFFSAIQALQYKESPTTVDELVHDVVKSYEDFPSWKSNRIFLTLQQCMIETMKIQGSNKYRIPHMKKAVLERESQLPTQLKCESELVQEVLNHLNRTT